agagagtccggattggtcggatgttccatcagtcctattccaactggacttggtgatctcccgttagttctctCCCGCCGTCTccgtgggtgaacgcatccctcacggttctgactttctttctcatgttcttcctctcatctatttctttaagagagttttcaCCTtttgtttaagggcctctatcactttcaaaaagtcaatgctttctacttcttcttgattgaggtgttcaaatcttcctgttgtatgattgctgggttctggtgatttcatgttatttttcagattgctggaggaattcttgcattggcgcctgcccatctcttcttctgaatgctactctatggatcttcttttacaggatcaggtgtccatGCTTGCCAAGGAGATCCCAGaaaaagggcctaccttgctgcaggcaggctattgaaacaaagaaactccctcCCGCCAGTTGCACTCCCTACCTGGTCCCAGTGCCcagatcaggctgagctggagatgttatgtaCCCGAAgactggaggaagaagggagggtttttctggatgcaagccggatggggtaggaagagagaggcagtagccagggtgGTACATTAACTTTTAAAGTCAgactttccttgtttttttttttaaatttttatagcaCAGCAGTCCTAtgggtattattttattttagaactttATTAAATTTCCCTTCTTGTTCCTTTGTAGGTGATATTTGCTTTCATGGAAGTCTTCTGTGTCTTCTCAAGTCTGTCAGTCTCttttcctgtgcctgcctccctttctccttctgtccctccttccctccctctccctccctttgtcctaccctcccttcctccctcctttctctccttatcATGCTCCCTCCTTTACAGGTGATGTGAAGGAGCCCTTCTTACTGCTGTGCTCCCGAGTGCACCCCGATTCCCATAATGATGACTTATAAGGCTTGCTGAAATGCCCAAgtcacttctgttgctgtgataaattcCCTGGCTAGAAGCAGCATAAGGGGGAGAGAGTTTTATTTGGCATACTGTCACGGGTTATGGTCCATTGTtttggggaaatcaaggcagagacTTAAGAGGCTGGTCACATACACAGTCAAGAGCACAGAGGTGCAAATGCATCCATGCAGCCGGCCTGTGGCTTCTGCTCCCTGTAGCTTTCTTAGCTCTCACACCATCTCACCTTGATTAAGAACAGACATGCACAGGGGTCAACCTGTTCTACATACTTCCTTGGAAAGGCTGTCTTCCCAGGAGATTCCAGGTCAAGTCAAGACCATGGTTATAACTAACCAGCAGAGGGGGCTGTGTGATGTCAGGTTTCTATCTGGAGCAAATGAGCCCTGGGTTAGCAGTGAGGAACCTTTTTCCTCCCTGGTGTCTCGTCCACTCCGCCCCAAGCTTGCCTCACTAGACCTGAATTCCATTTTGCTGCAGTCACATGCACCTGACATCCATCTTACTATTAGATTCTTGGGGTGTCCCCTCATCTTTTCAAATTCATCTGCCCCAGGAAGCTGAACGTAAATACCTACTGCTTTTCATAGGATATTGAGCAGGGCCTGGGGTCTGTCCCGTGACTGTCATTATCCATTACTAAAGCTGACAGTTTCTACTTCCCTCATCCAGCTAGAATACCGCCCTCCCTTAGCACTTGACCACTCTCGGGGCACTGATCCCCTACCCAATGTCACGGTTTTCTCCCTCTACTAGACTATAAGCCTAGATATGAGATGGAGCACTGAGGTCAAAGCCCCGGGTTCAGCATCAACTACGTTTTCTTAGCCTGCTTACTTCTTTTCTGTCAGATTGCAAGTCTTTAAATTGAAAGCTTGTATCAAGTTTTCTGAAGGTTCCGGTTTtgatgatgtgtatgtgtgggagtcACACCAAGGGCAAAGAGTTAGGTCACTGTTGCCTCCCATCATCTTGTTAAGAAACAGCATTCCACACTCTTACCGGGGAGCAGGAGCCACCCACCCTCTTCCTTGAGCTGTGTGTTCTCACTCTGCTTGCCAAAGCTCACACTCCAGTACTTGGCGATCTAAGACCAAGCATTGCCTCTGGCCATTGTCCTACAGATGGTCTCATTCGCTGGACACTCTGCTGGGTCCCCAGAGGCCACCCTTGTCCAGTGCCTGACTCTGTATGGCACCCAGGACACGCACCGACTCTCAGCAAACCCGGCTTCAGTGGTGTCCAGTGTCTTTACTCACCTCGGCCCTCCCCTGCTTGAACACGCCtcctctgcaccatctctccagctgtcgGCCCAGCATGGATCCATCTGACTCGCCTTTCCAAGTCCCACCTGTCTCCTGAACCTTTCCCAGACACCTTCTGCTCAGTTCCTTTCTTTCAGTCATATGCACACCACACTTAAACCCGTGGGGGAGCTCTGCCCTGTGCTTCCCTTATTCCATGACCACAGACTGCATAATcctggggaaaaggaaagggggttCACAGGCTTGGGCAGGTGCCGTTTTTTTGAGCCTTTACTGCCTCCTTGTGGTAATTTGCATGTAGTACATAGCCCCTTTGTGAAGGCCTTTACCACTCTGTGTTTAGATGAGTAGGTAAGGGGGGGTCTTTGTTATTCAAAGCATACTAAGGCCTTATGTTTGTCAGGCTAGATACACAAACCAGTTTCTTCTTTCCAGCCACTCTGGCTAGACCTTGGGAGACTGCTTTTCCCAGAGAAAACGGTCCAGTGGATTCAGTGAGGGATTTCAGCAGGCTGAAATCAAGATTGAAGATCCTTTCCCATACCCCACCAGAATCACTTCCTTCTGAGCTAATAGAACCTGCTTATGGAAGGTGTTCAGTGTACCCCAGGTGTGTGGACACTCACTCTGGACAAGCTGCCTGGGGTGTATGTGCACCAGTCCTCAGCTGTGCCCAACCTGGATGCCCAGTAAGAGCTTTTCCTTGTGTCATTGCAGATAGagcatttcccccttccttctggaCAGTGACTGCTGGGGCTAAATCCTTAGTCACTGTTCAGCTCAAAGAATTTATGGATGTAGGAGTCAACACATAATCATATAACCAACTGTTGTTAGAAAGAAATCTTCCTTGGGATTAATGTTCCAAGGTAACTCTTCCTTTTATTCCATAGGACATCGTCCAGTGAGCTGAACTGAGGGGGGTCTCTTGGCCTGGCAGGGACAAAGAAAGCAGAACCAGATAAGAAGGCAGAGCGTACACTGCCAGATGACCAAGGCAGAGCGTACACTTCCAGATGACCCTCTGTACACGTGAGACAAAGTGGACTTCCTAGGCTATGAACGGCCTGTTTGAAAGTGAGGCTGTTTCCTCATATGTCAGTGGTCAGGGTAACACTCTTCCATTTGGTTTACTGTAAGGAACTCCAGCGTGGCTTTGTCTCCTGATCCTAGCACAGGAGCTCAGTCCCAGCCAATGGCTTCCTATAAACATTAATTAATGCAGGGTGAGAAAGAAGTTTTGATGTTGGGTGAGACTTTAGTGTTGTCTGTGAAACCAAAAGGCAGGCAAGTTAATACCCAGTTGGGACAAGAGACAGTTTTTTCCTCTATACTGTGTCCCCACAGCTCCTTCAGTTTGATGGTGTCCGGTGGAGCTGACAGGGCTTCTTTGAACTGCGGGTTCTGTAGTCAGCGACTTACTCAGTTCTCCTGTAAGACCTCAGGTTTGCTTTGACTGGGTTCCTATGCTCAGGGAAACTGAGggatgaggagggagagggggtaaaAGATGCTAAGGCAATAGAAGGATGTGGCGTGGGAGATGGGGAAACAGAAGACAAGAGAAGGAGAGGCAGTTACATTTAGAGGTCGGATTGTAGATCTTCATTATAGGCTCAGGAGGAAGTACATTAGAAAGAGACTCTCAGATCATCTCTGATGCCCAGGGCCATCTGTGACAGTTCTCACACCCTCCCAGGTACCTCTTAAGGCTTGTCCTGGTTCTAAAGAGGCCCTCGAAAGTTGGTAAGAAGGGTAAGAAGGAGGGAGACGAAGGGAGGCAAGACTCTTCCCTCAAGGAAGAGTCTATGTTCCAGGGCTCTGCTGGTACCCACTGACAAGCACTGTGAGCTCCACCATGCAGTGGGAGGAGGGTTTGAACTTCCTAAGACCATAGGCAAGATGCTGTCTGTGACCTGGTGATGCTGAACCGAGGAACTCTAGGTCAGTCAGGTAGTCTGTGCTTGGGCCCGTCGACCGACGCAggagtgagatcctgtttctgtTCTGACTATAGCCTTAACTGGATACGGAAAGGGAAGCCGGAAATGAGATTGACCAAACCAAGTTGCAGATTAggcattaatatttttttattgttctttaccGCGAGCTTTATGAAGCCATGGAAATCTTCCCTGACAAAAAATGCTGTGGGTCTCTGAGAGGGGAAGTGGAAACACTGACGGAATTCTAAGTTACAAGAGGCTCCAGGCAGTTCAGCGCCAGCAACTGAGCCTTTGGTCCTAGCAGCTGAGGCACAGCCTCTTGTTTTGCTGCACAAGTGTTTAGGGCAGAAGGTTGTGGCTGGACCAGAGGCTGGCAAGGCTTCTGGTGACCTGAAGACAAGTTGGCCAGTATATCAAAGGGAAGTGTAAGAGTTGGCTTGTGTCTTAGACCTGTTCTTGAGGCTCTGATGGCACCTAGGGCCATGTTCCTGCCATCATCACGTCACTGAGTCTTTGTGTTCAGTGTCCCCTTGTGCTGCTCCACCAGTGACCCGACCCACTCCGAAGTTTTCTCCCTGGCTTCCTCCCAGCTGACAGGTGGCTCATAGCCCAGATCTCTCTGCGCTTTCTTGTATGAGAAGGTGAACACACTATTTAACACTGTGACCATGAAGCGGCTTAAGGGAGGCTGGTAGTTGTAGATTGGATGCAGCAGGAAGCTCACAACTTCCAGTAGGAAGCCAAGCCAGTACAGCAGGGACAGAGGAAGGCTCCAACCGGAATCGAGGTGGAGGCCCCATTCCTTGCTCATGTTACTAACTAAATCACAAAAGCTTTGGTGAGGAGTGTCATCTGAGATGTAGTAGAATTGTCCTTGGATGTTTGATGACGTCTTGGGGTCTCGAAGGTTCCTGGCAGCCAGAATGTGTGCCCAGGCCCCATTGGTCACATACACTGAGTTGGCCACAGAGAATTTGGAAAAATTCCGAATAACGCCATTGTTTTTGAGTGCTCTATTCACTGTGCCCAAAAGCAGTTGGCTTCCTTCTCCATAGATGAATGGGAGTCTTAAGGCACAAGTCTGCAAAGTGCCGCCAGCTTTCAGGGTGCGCCCATTGGCTG
The genomic region above belongs to Arvicola amphibius chromosome 14, mArvAmp1.2, whole genome shotgun sequence and contains:
- the LOC119801286 gene encoding NADPH-dependent 3-keto-steroid reductase HSD3B3-like isoform X1 → MPGWSCLVTGAGGFLGQRVVRMLTQEEDLQEIRALYRSFTPKHREELSKLKTKAKVTVLKGDILDAQCLRRACQGMSVVIHTAAAVDISGVIPRQTIIDINLKGTQLLLDACVEESVPVFIYSSSVSVAGPNSYKEIVRNACEEENLESKWSHPYPYSKKMGEKAVLAANGRTLKAGGTLQTCALRLPFIYGEGSQLLLGTVNRALKNNGVIRNFSKFSVANSVYVTNGAWAHILAARNLRDPKTSSNIQGQFYYISDDTPHQSFCDLVSNMSKEWGLHLDSGWSLPLSLLYWLGFLLEVVSFLLHPIYNYQPPLSRFMVTVLNSVFTFSYKKAQRDLGYEPPVSWEEAREKTSEWVGSLVEQHKGTLNTKTQ
- the LOC119801286 gene encoding NADPH-dependent 3-keto-steroid reductase HSD3B3-like isoform X2, whose protein sequence is MPGWSCLVTGAGGFLGQRVVRMLTQEEDLQEIRALYRSFTPKHREELSTQHQLHNVAGENSCQVCGVLDKVGDVALQHNTQELKTKAKVTVLKGDILDAQCLRRACQGMSVVIHTAAAVDISGVIPRQTIIDINLKGTQLLLDACVEESVPVFIYSSSVSVAGPNSYKEIVRNACEEENLESKWSHPYPYSKKMGEKAVLAANGRTLKAGGTLQTCALRLPFIYGEGSQLLLGTVNRALKNNGVIRNFSKFSVANSVYVTNGAWAHILAARNLRDPKTSSNIQGQFYYISDDTPHQSFCDLVSNMSKEWGLHLDSGWSLPLSLLYWLGFLLEVVSFLLHPIYNYQPPLSRFMVTVLNSVFTFSYKKAQRDLGYEPPVSWEEAREKTSEWVGSLVEQHKGTLNTKTQ